Proteins from one Streptosporangium becharense genomic window:
- the argH gene encoding argininosuccinate lyase: MTDGGKPMRLWGGRFEGGPADALTRLSVSVHFDWRLVPYDLLASRAHARVLNRANLLTDDELTRMLEALDDLERACKAGEFRPTVADEDVHTALERGLLERLGTLGGKLRAGRSRNDQIATDLRLYLRDHVRHIVSRLVELETALMSQAEEHAETAAPGMTHLQHAQPVSFGHQLLAHVHAFARDIDRLRDWDRRAAVSPLGSGALAGSSLPLDPQAVARELGFDSAAPNSMDAVADRDFAAEFLFDAAMIGTHLSRLGEEIVLWASQEFRWIEMDDAYSTGSSIMPQKKNPDVAELARGKSGRLIGNLMSLLTTLKGLPLTYNRDLQEDKEPVFDSVDTLLLVLPAVAGLVATMRVNTTKLEASAPDGFALATDLAELLVRRGVPFREAHEAVGHLVVWCQVNEKEFDELTDEELAKVSPHFTPDSREVLSVPGALAARKAHGGTAPDRVRDQLVALREIVDTQAAWASGN, translated from the coding sequence GTGACTGATGGTGGTAAGCCGATGCGGCTGTGGGGCGGCCGGTTCGAGGGAGGTCCGGCCGACGCTCTGACCCGGCTCTCGGTGAGTGTGCACTTCGACTGGCGGCTCGTGCCGTACGACCTGCTGGCCTCGCGCGCGCACGCCCGGGTGCTGAACCGCGCGAACCTGCTGACCGACGACGAGCTGACCCGGATGCTCGAGGCCCTGGACGACCTGGAACGGGCCTGCAAGGCGGGCGAGTTCCGGCCGACCGTCGCCGACGAGGACGTCCACACCGCGCTGGAGCGCGGCCTGCTGGAGCGCCTCGGCACACTCGGCGGCAAGCTCAGGGCGGGTCGCAGCCGCAACGACCAGATCGCCACCGACCTCCGGCTCTACCTCCGCGACCACGTCAGGCACATCGTGTCCCGGCTGGTCGAGCTGGAGACCGCGCTGATGAGCCAGGCCGAGGAGCACGCCGAGACGGCCGCCCCCGGCATGACCCACCTGCAGCACGCCCAGCCGGTCTCCTTCGGCCACCAGCTCCTGGCCCACGTGCACGCCTTCGCACGCGACATCGACCGGCTGCGTGACTGGGACCGGCGGGCGGCCGTCTCCCCGCTCGGCTCGGGCGCCCTGGCCGGGTCCTCGCTGCCGCTCGACCCACAGGCGGTCGCCCGGGAACTCGGCTTCGACTCGGCCGCACCCAACTCGATGGACGCGGTCGCCGACCGTGACTTCGCCGCCGAGTTCCTGTTCGACGCGGCGATGATCGGCACCCACCTGTCGCGGCTGGGCGAGGAGATCGTCCTGTGGGCCTCGCAGGAGTTCCGCTGGATCGAGATGGACGACGCCTACTCCACCGGTTCGTCGATCATGCCGCAGAAGAAGAACCCGGACGTGGCCGAGCTCGCCCGCGGCAAGAGCGGCCGTCTCATCGGCAACCTCATGTCGCTGCTGACGACGCTCAAGGGCCTGCCGCTGACCTACAACCGCGACCTCCAGGAGGACAAGGAGCCGGTGTTCGACTCCGTCGACACCCTGCTGCTGGTCCTGCCGGCCGTGGCCGGTCTGGTCGCGACCATGCGCGTCAACACCACCAAGCTGGAGGCTTCGGCCCCCGACGGTTTCGCGCTGGCCACCGACCTCGCCGAGTTGCTGGTCCGCCGCGGCGTCCCCTTCCGCGAGGCGCACGAGGCGGTCGGGCACCTGGTGGTCTGGTGCCAGGTCAACGAGAAGGAGTTCGACGAGCTCACCGACGAGGAGCTGGCGAAGGTCTCCCCGCACTTCACGCCCGACTCCCGTGAGGTCCTCTCGGTGCCCGGAGCCCTGGCCGCCCGCAAGGCGCACGGCGGCACGGCGCCCGACCGGGTCCGCGACCAGCTCGTCGCGCTGCGCGAGATCGTCGACACCCAGGCCGCCTGGGCCAGCGGGAACTGA
- a CDS encoding argininosuccinate synthase, with protein MTDRVVLAFSGGLDTSVAIPFLAEKTGAEVIAVAIDVGQGGEDMEVIRKRAIDCGAVESVVVDAREEFAADFCVPALQANALYMDRYPLVSALSRPLIVKHLAAAAKEFGGTHVAHGCTGKGNDQVRFEAGLAALFPELKVIAPARDYAWTRDKAIAYAEEKHLPIETNKKNPYSIDQNIWGRAVETGFLEDIWNGPIEDVYAYTADPAQPREADEVIISFVKGVPVALDGRHLTPFQIIEELNRRAGAQGVGRLDMVEDRLVGIKSREVYEAPGAITLITAHMELENVTVERDLARFKRSVDQRWGELVYDGLWFSPLKRALDTFIAEAQEQVTGEIRMTLHGGRATVTGRRSEASLYDFNLATYDTGDTFDQSLAKGFVELWSLPSKIAAARDARLA; from the coding sequence ATGACTGACCGGGTCGTACTCGCCTTCTCCGGCGGCCTCGACACCTCCGTTGCCATTCCCTTCCTCGCCGAGAAGACCGGCGCCGAGGTCATCGCGGTGGCCATCGACGTCGGCCAGGGCGGTGAGGACATGGAGGTCATCCGCAAGCGGGCCATCGACTGCGGCGCCGTGGAGTCCGTCGTCGTGGACGCCCGCGAGGAGTTCGCCGCCGACTTCTGCGTGCCCGCCCTGCAGGCCAACGCCCTCTACATGGACCGCTACCCGCTGGTCTCCGCCCTCTCCCGGCCGCTCATCGTCAAGCACCTGGCCGCCGCGGCCAAGGAGTTCGGCGGCACCCACGTCGCGCACGGCTGCACCGGCAAGGGCAACGACCAGGTCCGCTTCGAGGCCGGCCTGGCCGCGCTCTTCCCCGAGCTCAAGGTCATCGCCCCCGCCCGCGACTACGCGTGGACGCGGGACAAGGCGATCGCCTACGCCGAGGAGAAGCACCTGCCGATCGAGACCAACAAGAAGAACCCCTACTCGATCGACCAGAACATCTGGGGCCGGGCCGTCGAGACCGGCTTCCTGGAGGACATCTGGAACGGCCCCATCGAGGACGTCTACGCCTACACCGCCGACCCGGCCCAGCCGCGGGAGGCCGACGAGGTCATCATCAGCTTCGTCAAGGGCGTCCCGGTGGCGCTGGACGGGCGGCACCTCACCCCGTTCCAGATCATCGAGGAGCTCAACCGGCGTGCCGGCGCCCAGGGCGTCGGCCGGCTCGACATGGTCGAGGACCGGCTCGTCGGCATCAAGTCCCGCGAGGTCTACGAGGCCCCCGGCGCCATCACCCTGATCACCGCGCACATGGAGCTGGAGAACGTCACCGTCGAGCGCGACCTCGCCCGCTTCAAGCGGTCGGTGGACCAGCGCTGGGGTGAGCTGGTCTACGACGGCCTGTGGTTCTCCCCGCTCAAGCGGGCCCTCGACACCTTCATCGCCGAGGCGCAGGAGCAGGTCACCGGCGAGATCCGGATGACCCTGCACGGCGGCCGGGCCACGGTCACCGGCCGGCGCTCCGAGGCGTCCCTGTACGACTTCAACCTCGCCACCTACGACACCGGCGACACCTTCGACCAGTCCCTGGCCAAGGGTTTCGTCGAGCTGTGGAGCCTCCCCTCCAAGATCGCCGCTGCTCGGGACGCCCGACTGGCCTGA
- a CDS encoding arginine repressor has product MKIPMTKVARQARIADLLQRQPVRSQPELAKLLLESGVEVTQATLSRDLDELGALKLRAEDGSLVYALPGEGGGRIPLTRLGSGESPDARLRRIAEELLVAAEASANLVIVRTPPGAAQFLASAIDHADWESILGTVAGDDTILVISRDPMGGASVAEALLRHADRRIQPAPAGDPGTI; this is encoded by the coding sequence ATGAAGATCCCGATGACCAAGGTCGCCCGCCAGGCCCGGATCGCCGACCTGCTGCAACGCCAGCCCGTGCGGTCCCAGCCGGAGCTCGCCAAGCTCCTGCTGGAGAGCGGCGTCGAGGTCACCCAGGCGACCCTCTCCCGCGACCTGGACGAACTGGGTGCGCTCAAGCTCCGCGCCGAGGACGGCTCGCTCGTCTACGCCCTGCCGGGCGAGGGCGGCGGCCGGATCCCGCTGACCCGCCTGGGCTCCGGGGAGTCCCCCGACGCCAGGCTCAGGCGCATCGCCGAGGAACTGCTCGTCGCCGCCGAGGCGTCCGCCAACCTCGTCATCGTCCGCACACCGCCGGGAGCCGCGCAGTTCCTCGCCTCGGCCATCGACCACGCCGACTGGGAGTCGATCCTCGGCACGGTCGCCGGAGACGACACCATCCTCGTCATCAGCCGCGACCCGATGGGCGGCGCCTCGGTCGCCGAGGCGCTGCTCCGCCACGCCGACCGACGTATTCAGCCCGCTCCGGCGGGCGACCCTGGCACCATCTGA
- the argF gene encoding ornithine carbamoyltransferase: protein MSGDHTPRVPVRHFLKDDDLSPAEQARVLDLAEAMKKDRFGYRPFAGPQTVAVLFDKPSTRTRVSFAAGIGELGGLPLILDAGASQMGRGESIEDTARVLERQVSAIVWRTAGQERIEAMASVSSVPVVNALTDEFHPCQILADLQTVREHFGRTAGLTLAYFGDGANNMAHSYLLGGAVAGMHVRVAAPAGYHPDPAILRRAAEVAAGTGGSVTVLSDAAEAAAGADVIATDTWVSMGQDGKEQRIADLTPFQVNAELMSLAAPGAVVLHCLPAYRDLEISAEVLDGPRSLVWDQAENRLHAQKALLHWLVSASGAAGESA from the coding sequence ATGTCCGGTGACCACACCCCCCGGGTGCCCGTCAGGCACTTCCTCAAGGACGACGACCTGTCGCCCGCCGAGCAGGCCCGGGTGCTCGACCTGGCCGAGGCCATGAAGAAGGACCGCTTCGGCTACCGTCCCTTCGCCGGTCCGCAGACCGTCGCCGTGCTCTTCGACAAGCCGTCCACCCGGACCCGCGTCTCGTTCGCCGCCGGCATCGGCGAGCTGGGCGGTCTGCCGCTGATCCTCGACGCCGGGGCGTCCCAGATGGGCCGGGGCGAGTCGATCGAGGACACCGCCCGGGTCCTGGAGCGCCAGGTGAGCGCCATCGTGTGGCGGACCGCCGGACAGGAGAGGATCGAGGCCATGGCCTCCGTCTCCTCGGTGCCCGTGGTCAACGCGCTGACCGACGAGTTCCACCCCTGCCAGATCCTCGCCGACCTGCAGACAGTCCGGGAGCACTTCGGCCGGACCGCCGGGCTCACCCTGGCCTACTTCGGCGACGGCGCCAACAACATGGCCCACTCCTACCTGCTCGGCGGCGCCGTCGCCGGCATGCACGTCCGGGTCGCCGCCCCGGCCGGTTACCACCCCGACCCGGCGATCCTCCGGCGCGCGGCCGAGGTCGCCGCGGGCACCGGCGGGTCGGTCACCGTGCTGTCCGACGCGGCCGAGGCCGCAGCCGGAGCCGACGTGATCGCCACCGACACCTGGGTCTCGATGGGCCAGGACGGCAAGGAGCAGCGGATCGCCGACCTGACGCCCTTCCAGGTCAACGCCGAGCTGATGAGCCTGGCCGCCCCCGGAGCGGTCGTCCTGCACTGCCTGCCCGCCTACCGCGACCTGGAGATCTCCGCCGAGGTCCTCGACGGCCCGCGGAGCCTGGTCTGGGACCAGGCGGAGAACCGGCTGCACGCCCAGAAGGCGCTGCTGCACTGGCTGGTCTCGGCCTCCGGGGCCGCGGGGGAGTCGGCATGA
- a CDS encoding acetylornithine transaminase has translation MPNYGVPPVALARGEGSRVWDADGRRYLDMIGGIAVSSLGHGHPALVGAVSRQVATLAHTSNLFLHEPEVLLAERLLGLLRAPAKVLFTNSGTEANEAALKLAIKYGKERGRTYFVAAENSFHGRTLGALALTGKRSIRDPFGPFPVDVRFVPYGDADALKNAVTEECAAVFLEPTQGEAGVVPPPDGYFTAAREICDAAGALLVADEIQSAIGRTGHWFAHQYEGVVPDVLTLAKGLGGGLPIGACIGFGAAATVFAKGDHGSTFGGNPVSAAAALAVLDTIDGDGLLEHVRTVGAELAAGITAIDHPLLAGVRGRGLWLALVLTAERAAQVQAAAQRAGFLVNALQPDAVRLAPPLVITSSEIASFVAALPAILDEAADVR, from the coding sequence ATGCCGAACTACGGGGTGCCCCCGGTGGCGCTGGCCCGCGGCGAGGGCTCACGGGTCTGGGACGCCGACGGCCGCCGCTACCTCGACATGATCGGCGGCATCGCGGTCAGCTCGCTCGGCCACGGCCACCCCGCCCTGGTCGGCGCCGTCTCCCGGCAGGTCGCCACCCTCGCGCACACCAGCAACCTGTTCCTGCACGAGCCCGAGGTGCTGCTCGCCGAGCGGCTGCTCGGCCTGCTCCGTGCCCCGGCCAAGGTGCTCTTCACCAACTCCGGCACAGAGGCGAACGAGGCGGCGCTCAAACTCGCCATCAAGTACGGCAAGGAACGCGGCCGCACCTACTTCGTGGCGGCGGAGAACTCCTTCCACGGCCGCACCCTCGGCGCGCTCGCCCTGACCGGCAAGCGCTCCATCCGCGACCCGTTCGGCCCGTTCCCGGTCGATGTCCGGTTCGTCCCGTACGGCGACGCCGACGCGCTGAAGAACGCGGTCACCGAGGAGTGCGCCGCGGTCTTCCTGGAGCCCACCCAGGGCGAGGCCGGGGTCGTGCCCCCGCCGGACGGCTACTTCACCGCCGCCAGGGAGATCTGCGACGCCGCGGGCGCGCTGCTGGTGGCCGACGAGATCCAGTCGGCGATCGGCCGCACCGGCCACTGGTTCGCCCACCAGTACGAGGGCGTCGTGCCCGACGTGCTCACCCTGGCCAAGGGCCTGGGCGGCGGCCTGCCGATCGGCGCCTGCATCGGCTTCGGCGCCGCGGCCACCGTCTTCGCCAAGGGTGACCACGGCTCCACCTTCGGCGGCAACCCCGTCTCGGCCGCCGCCGCGCTCGCCGTGCTGGACACGATCGACGGCGACGGCCTGCTGGAGCACGTCCGCACCGTCGGCGCCGAGCTCGCCGCCGGAATCACCGCGATCGACCACCCGCTCCTCGCCGGCGTCCGCGGACGCGGCCTGTGGCTGGCCCTGGTGCTGACCGCCGAGCGCGCCGCACAGGTCCAGGCCGCCGCGCAGCGGGCCGGGTTCCTGGTCAACGCCCTGCAGCCCGACGCGGTACGGCTCGCACCCCCGCTGGTGATCACCTCATCGGAGATCGCGTCCTTCGTGGCCGCGCTCCCCGCGATCCTCGACGAGGCCGCCGATGTCCGGTGA
- the argB gene encoding acetylglutamate kinase, with amino-acid sequence MRRAEALKKAATLIEALPWLAGFHGATVVIKYGGNAMTEEHLREKFAEDVVFLRYAGLRPVVVHGGGPQINTQLDRLGIESTFTAGLRVTTPEAMQVVRMVLVGQVNRDVVGLINRHGPFAIGMSGEDAHLFTAVRKHAVVDGVSVDIGQVGEIVNVEAGAVRALLDDGRIPVISSVARSDDGTVYNVNADTAAAALAVALQASKLIVLTDVEGLYRDWRPGAGDGENEVVDRLSATELEKLLPTLSSGMVPKMEACLTAVRGGVPQAHVLDGRVPHSVLLEIFTDEGVGTMVLPDAPRAVAVPKPVTRRLTATAQLKGNDE; translated from the coding sequence ATGAGGCGTGCCGAGGCCCTGAAGAAGGCCGCGACCCTGATCGAGGCGCTGCCCTGGCTCGCCGGGTTCCACGGCGCGACCGTCGTCATCAAGTACGGCGGCAACGCGATGACCGAGGAGCACCTGCGCGAGAAGTTCGCCGAGGACGTCGTCTTCCTGCGCTACGCGGGCCTGCGGCCCGTCGTCGTGCACGGCGGCGGCCCGCAGATCAACACCCAGCTCGACCGGCTCGGCATCGAGTCCACCTTCACCGCCGGCCTCCGGGTCACCACCCCCGAGGCCATGCAGGTCGTCAGGATGGTCCTCGTCGGCCAGGTCAACCGCGACGTGGTGGGCCTGATCAACCGGCACGGGCCGTTCGCGATCGGCATGTCCGGCGAGGACGCCCACCTGTTCACCGCGGTCCGCAAGCACGCGGTCGTCGACGGCGTCAGCGTGGACATCGGCCAGGTCGGCGAGATCGTCAACGTCGAGGCGGGCGCGGTCAGGGCACTGCTGGACGACGGACGCATCCCGGTGATCTCCTCGGTCGCCCGCAGCGACGACGGCACCGTCTACAACGTCAACGCCGACACCGCCGCCGCCGCGCTCGCCGTGGCGCTCCAGGCGTCCAAGCTGATCGTCCTGACCGACGTCGAGGGCCTGTACCGCGACTGGCGTCCCGGCGCCGGGGACGGCGAGAACGAGGTCGTCGACCGGCTCTCCGCCACCGAGCTGGAGAAACTGCTGCCGACCCTGTCCAGCGGCATGGTGCCCAAGATGGAGGCCTGCCTGACCGCCGTCCGCGGCGGCGTGCCCCAGGCGCACGTGCTCGACGGCAGGGTGCCCCACTCGGTGCTGCTGGAGATCTTCACCGACGAGGGCGTCGGGACGATGGTGCTGCCGGACGCCCCCCGGGCGGTGGCGGTGCCGAAACCGGTCACGCGGCGGCTGACCGCCACCGCGCAACTGAAGGGGAACGACGAGTGA